The Funiculus sociatus GB2-C1 genomic sequence CCCATGTCGAAAATGCTCTCTTGCGTACTCTCATAAAAGAGTGGGGTACTAAGTCATATGAATTTAGCCTGGACAGGAAACCCGATTCGAGCGAAGCTAGCTCTCAAGATGCAGACAATAAGGCTGAATTAGAGAATCTCTTCAAAGCACACTGTTACTTTGGACTTAAGCAGGATTCTACTCAAGATTCTCTTCAGCACCTAAAGTGCCATTCAAGATACTATGGAGGTAGTACGGGTGTACTCAAATTTCTCCTCAGGGAACTTGGACTCCCAGGCTAAGGCAATGCCCAGCTTCATTTGTAAAGGACGGTTAGACTTCCTGTCTAGCGAACAGAAGGCTGAACTTAGTAGGCACTTCAGGAAGCAGGGTACACAAGCCATGCCACATCAGCTTGCTGTTCTTTTGGGGTTGAAATACGCTGACGCGCTTGCAATCTTAACTGTTCTTGAAACAGAAGGGCTTTGCGAAAATAAACTTCTCATTTATCACAGATGCGATCCGGAAGTGCCAGCAGGGGCAATTCCATACGGCAAAGGCTTTCCTGATTTACCGTGGGTTTGTCCTTTGTGTGAAAAGATAATCGAAGATTACAATGAGTTGTCTTTTGATGTCATGGCACAGTCCACTCAGCCAATCGAATTTGTTTAGTTGAACCATGCCTAGTCAAGAGGAACTCGTTCAATCCGTTATCGATGCTCTAGCACTTCTTGACAAAAATGATCCGGCATCAGATAAGCTAGCAACTTATTTGTACATTGCAGACAGAAGACTTTCAGATTATCTCGATCAGCTCAGGGAGTTCACACAACTGGAAAGTCCTACACTTTCGGAAAGTAAAAAAGGCGGTGAGCTGCTAGAACAAGTTGCCTTTCTGGCCTTTCAGGGATTCAAGGGAGTCACAAGTTTAAAGAGCTTTCAGTCAGCAGGCCCTCAATATGATCTTCTAGTTAGTGGAGACCAACCAGCTTGGTTACATGTTTGTAATCTGCTCTATCTTAAAGAAAACCAGAGAGGTATAGTAGTCGAGGCAAAAGCCACAAAGCAACGATTGCCGGACAAACAGTTTGCGCGACTGTGCAGCATCATGGAGCTAAATCTCTCAAGCATAGTTGGCCTTGGAGTGTTCTTCACACTGAAGGGAGCAGCTGGATTCCCTGAAAGAGGAAGCTCTAGACAGCGAATCATCAGAGATTGTCGGCTTCGTCAAGTGCTTTTTCATGCTAAGACCCAGAAATTAATTGTTGTCCTAGATAAAGATGATATTTTTGAGCTAGGTAAAAATGGCACTTTAATTCAGATACTCGTTAGGAAGATTAGAGATTTATGCGAACTAAGTGGTCTTCCAACTCCTCCAGTTGATGAACCCAAAGAGATGATAGATTTACCCAATCACCTGAAGCAACTATACGAGGCTTCTGACACTTAGAAAGATGAGTGAGTGCAATTGCTGAATTATCTTCCACTCTGCAATATCGCTTTGCTAAATCGCCACGTCAGAACACCTGCTGCCACAGTAAGACTGATCGCCAATCCCCACCATAGCCCAACGCCGCCAAATCCTAATACAATCCCCAAGGTGTAGCCGCCGGGCAAGCCAATTCCCCGATATGCCACAATGCCAATCCATAGGGGAATTTGGGCTATGGCTGGCTTTCTCAAAGGCGAATCACAGAGGCGGAGTTAGATGGTCGTAACGCTTTGTCCCTCGATTTGTTACGCAACGCAGTTTTTGCTCGTCACGGACGGCGATTTGTAAATTCAACCTTGCAGGATTATTTCAACAGCCAACCCTGGTACACGCCACGTTATAACCCTGAGCAATTCCCAGCGCGTTTGCTGACACCCATCGAGCGGCACAACGTTGATACGATTCTCCGGTATCAGGAGCGGACTGGACAAAGGTACTTTTGATGGACGTTCAACAAGGGTGCAGCAGTAGCTTGAGCAAAGTCGGCTATTGTGTCATAACGGATGAAAGTTACTCAAGTGTGAATGACCGATTACTTGGATTTTGCTCCTAGTGTTACGGAGCGCTCTCAAATCAAAGCCTTTATCGAATCTGATGTCGGAGTTCAAGCGACTGAAGCGAAGCTCTACGGCGTCTTTTCGGCTTGGTGGCAGTTGCACGCGCCAGGTTTGGGGGAGTTGCCGAAGACGAAGAAGGTGATGGAACTGAGGGCGGAGTTTTTGACTTCGTTTGTTGATAGCCTCGAACCTGTCGGTTTACTTGACCGCTTCAAGGTGGCGGGAGTGGTGGCGAGTTGGTGGGATGAGGTGAAGTATGAACTCAGAACGCTCTCAGAATCGGATTTTGGCGGGTTGGTGGATAGTTGGGTGGATACGATTCGGGATGCTCTAGAGCAAGATGATGAGACGCAGAAGAATCAGACGAAGTTCGACCCGCTCAATCATAAGCTGGTGGTGCGGTTGATGCCGGACTATCTGGAGGAAATTGCTGATGCTGAGGCGAGAATTGCCCAGTTAGAGCAGCAAAAGGAAGCCTTTGAACGGGGGGAAGAGGCGGAGGCGGAAGAGGGAGAAGCCAGCGAGGAGGAGTCGGAGGCGGTTAATTTTGCTAAGGAGTTGGAGACAAGGCTCAAGACTCTGAAAGGTTCGATTAAGGAGCCGAAGAAGGATATTAAGGATTTAAGGAAGAATTCGCCGTTGTTGAATGCGGCTAAAATCGCAGAACTTGAGGCGAGGGTTGAGCCGATGGAAGCGGAAATTGCCGAGATTGAGAAACAACTGGAACCCTATAAGGAAATTAAAAAGCAACTGGCTCAAGCGAAGGGGATACTGAGGACGCTCAAGAATGAATTGGTGAAGCGTTTGGACGCTAAACGTGCGGCGTTAACGGATGAGGACTGTCAGGGGTTGGTGTTGGCGATTTTCAAGGATGGCTTAACGGCTGAATTGGAGCGATATGTCTCGGCTCACCGTCAGCAGGTAATTGTGGCGGTTGAGAATTGGTGGGATAAGTATCGGGTGACGTTGCAGGATATTGAAGCTCAACGGGATGCGGCGCGTCAGCAGTTGAGTGAGTTTTTAAGTGGGTTGGGGTATGCGTGAGACTCTGGTTAAGACTGAGGAGCTTAAGGATTCGCCAGTAGAGAAGATTCCAAAAGATTGGGAAATTGTTTCTCTAAAAAATGAGATTAATATACTTCATGGCTACGCTTTCGAGGGTGAATATTTTTCTGATGAACCTCCCGGAGACGTACTTTTAGTTCCTGGTAATTTCCACAGAGACGGGGGACTTTATTTTGATGATAATAATACCAAGTATTATCGAGGGTTAATTCCTGATGGTACTGTCTTAGAAAACGGACAACTCCTTATTGTAATGACTGACCTCTCGCCCAGAACACTTATTTTGGGGCGAGTTGTCCTGCTAGAATTACCGTTTCGAGTTTTACATAACCAACGAATTGGGAAAATTGTCCCAAAGCTACCCAATACGTGGGACAAGCGCTTTTTGTTGCTTGTGATGAATAGCGACATGGTGCGGCGCAACATCATCAGCAATGCAACAGGTACAACAGTGCGACATACTTCGCCAGATCGGATTCTCGCGAATGTAGTTCCCAAGCCACCTATTGAAGAACAAAGCAAAATTGCCGAGATTCTCAACACGATAGATGAGACGATCGCACATACCTCCTCCCTCATCGCCAAGTTCAAGCAGATGAAGGCTGGACTGCTGCACGACTTGCTGACACGGGGGTTAGATGAGAATGGGGAATTGAGGGATGCGATCGCGCACCCTGAACAGTTCAAAGATTCACCACTGGGACAAATTCCAAGTGATTGGAAGTGTGAGAAGTTGCAACATTTATGTAAAACTCCAATCCGTGATTTTGGGAGTTTTTCAATGACTAACTTAATTCAATTCCTAAATTCAGGTATCCCTTTTTTGAAGTCAGAGATGGTTGAAGAAGAAAATCTAAATACAGAAAACTTAACTTTCATTTCTCTTAAAGTTCACAACTTACTAAAAAAATCATGGGTATATCCAGGCAATATTTTATACAGCAAGATTGGTTCTGCTCTTGGAAAAGCAGTTTTGTATGATGGTCATTTAGGTATTTGTAACAGCAATGCTGCTATTGCAAAAATTGATATTAATGAAACGATTGCCCTACCTATGTATGTTGTCCATATTTTGAACTCAATTGAAGGAAAAGGAAGAATAATGAAAAGTATTGTTAGCCTTCTTCCTAGAATTAATTTAACTGATATCTATAATTTTGAGCTTGCTCTACCACCTATTTCAGAGCAGCATAGAATTATTGAAATTCTTGAGTCAAATGAAAAAAGAATCAATGCAGAAGAAGCCTACTGCGAAAAGCTCAAACTCCAGAAACAAGGACTGATGCACGACTTATTAACTGGAAAAGTGCGAGTCAAAGATGCTTGAACTTAAGCAAGGCAACCTATTGGAAGAAGATGCTGAAGCCCTAGTAAATGCCGTTAATTGCGTCGGCGTTATGGGTAAGGGTATCGCCTTGCAGTTTAAACAGGCATTTCCTGAAAACTTCCAGCAATATAAAAAGGCTTGCGATGCCAAGGAAGTGCAGCCTGGGCAAATGTTTACCGTTCCCACAGGGAAGTTATTCAATCCCAAATACATTATCAACTTTCCCACCAAACGCCACTGGAGAGAAAAGTCAAAAATCGAAGATATTCAGAGTGGACTCAAGGCACTTGTGGCAGAAGTTCAGCGGTTAGGTATTACTTCGATTGCTATCCCTGCTTTAGGATGCGGTAACGGTGGATTAGATTGGTTAGAAGTCAAACCCCTGATTGAATCAGCGTTTGCCGAACTGCCAGAGGTAAAGGCAATTGTTTTCGAGCCTTCTCAGTCACATCTAAACAGAAAAA encodes the following:
- a CDS encoding YARHG domain-containing protein, with product MGYGWLSQRRITEAELDGRNALSLDLLRNAVFARHGRRFVNSTLQDYFNSQPWYTPRYNPEQFPARLLTPIERHNVDTILRYQERTGQRYF
- a CDS encoding restriction endonuclease subunit S: MRETLVKTEELKDSPVEKIPKDWEIVSLKNEINILHGYAFEGEYFSDEPPGDVLLVPGNFHRDGGLYFDDNNTKYYRGLIPDGTVLENGQLLIVMTDLSPRTLILGRVVLLELPFRVLHNQRIGKIVPKLPNTWDKRFLLLVMNSDMVRRNIISNATGTTVRHTSPDRILANVVPKPPIEEQSKIAEILNTIDETIAHTSSLIAKFKQMKAGLLHDLLTRGLDENGELRDAIAHPEQFKDSPLGQIPSDWKCEKLQHLCKTPIRDFGSFSMTNLIQFLNSGIPFLKSEMVEEENLNTENLTFISLKVHNLLKKSWVYPGNILYSKIGSALGKAVLYDGHLGICNSNAAIAKIDINETIALPMYVVHILNSIEGKGRIMKSIVSLLPRINLTDIYNFELALPPISEQHRIIEILESNEKRINAEEAYCEKLKLQKQGLMHDLLTGKVRVKDA